One genomic window of Providencia hangzhouensis includes the following:
- a CDS encoding fimbrial protein — translation MNIKQIIALVGITLFSFNALSVGQFRINLGDLEIDTATHKLPREAILGNGWKQFESTGNQELCVAEGPGNFNFTPQVNSQPVGMVINDGSGSYPVFSTGINGVGYVMALRQKGTSQWYPLTGNNSEISAIDGSSSLQLETRMMYVKTVQGDIEGTDKAVTHFNPVKVQCSGDMNWISSVGEILPASTLISWAQRTCAVSSVRQSVDLGVHDIAKVRSLNIGDTFGHAQQSITINCPAIMSVAYTVADNLHPSNINTDIIYLENESESPGFAVRVYEAGQSSPLKLGGDRTLSNNYVYSLLDKASLSPIVTKTFEFRYVKTSNEVKATHGNAQVTVTLVYK, via the coding sequence ATGAATATAAAACAAATTATTGCTTTGGTTGGTATTACCTTGTTTTCATTTAACGCGCTCAGTGTCGGGCAGTTTCGTATCAATTTAGGGGATTTAGAAATTGATACGGCAACTCATAAACTTCCCCGTGAAGCGATATTGGGTAATGGTTGGAAGCAATTTGAGTCTACAGGGAATCAAGAATTATGTGTTGCTGAAGGGCCGGGAAACTTTAATTTTACTCCTCAAGTAAATAGCCAACCCGTAGGAATGGTGATTAATGATGGCTCAGGGAGTTACCCCGTTTTTAGCACTGGCATTAATGGCGTGGGTTATGTCATGGCATTAAGGCAAAAAGGAACGAGCCAATGGTATCCATTAACAGGAAATAATAGCGAAATTAGTGCCATTGATGGCTCATCATCGCTACAACTTGAAACACGAATGATGTATGTCAAAACCGTTCAAGGAGATATTGAAGGAACGGATAAGGCTGTTACACATTTTAATCCAGTCAAAGTGCAATGCAGTGGTGATATGAATTGGATCTCATCAGTAGGGGAAATATTGCCTGCATCAACATTGATTTCATGGGCACAACGCACTTGTGCAGTTTCATCAGTTCGACAATCGGTCGACCTCGGCGTCCATGACATCGCTAAAGTTCGCTCGTTAAATATAGGAGATACCTTTGGCCATGCTCAACAGTCGATTACGATTAACTGCCCTGCCATCATGTCTGTAGCCTACACCGTAGCGGATAACTTGCATCCAAGTAATATAAATACAGATATTATTTATTTAGAAAATGAAAGCGAAAGCCCTGGATTTGCGGTGCGAGTATACGAAGCGGGTCAATCTTCCCCATTGAAATTAGGAGGAGACCGTACCTTATCCAACAATTATGTCTATTCCTTGCTGGATAAAGCAAGTCTGAGCCCCATTGTCACAAAAACATTTGAATTCAGATATGTCAAAACATCAAATGAAGTGAAGGCAACTCATGGTAATGCACAGGTTACGGTTACCCTTGTGTATAAATAA